The proteins below are encoded in one region of Gammaproteobacteria bacterium:
- a CDS encoding DUF222 domain-containing protein translates to MIASANFHYDTRRKPLPGPAMVREPTGVRLDANLAPSGSENAPNRAAGDDDDNELRKLGERIAELAARINSAEARMMTLIAEFDRRGGWKDGGYSSCAEWLAWRTGTKIGTARERVRTARALERLPQTADALKHGTISYAKVRALTRVATPEREAELLEFARAGSAAKLERTVRMWRKLSRDAELTAEQARRRSRTFSVFVDGDGMYVVKGRLEPEVGAVVMRAVEAASDALFRSEGDARDAARSGRGVSCEASDARPEPKQRRADAVGLLAERALAAGFGGGERRESEGDVDEVGGDLDELDGARTTESNAALRGAPAATPGAKAENAANTSARVGSGTRAERYQVMVHCDAATLAAEGEPGRSDLDGIRVSAETSRRMACDAAVVAMVHAKDGSMLNVGRRTRTISPRIRRALEERDRGCRFPGCGCRFTEAHHVKHWADGGETSLRNTLLLCRRHHRAVHEGRVKVSVNGDGTVLFFTPKGSMLVDAPRAPKAAHGGERLGLPPVPSAHRGAPRVGEDPVLSNGAAVYRDSAIPWRIEAAAREAMEASLE, encoded by the coding sequence ATGATCGCATCTGCGAACTTTCATTACGACACTCGCCGGAAGCCCCTTCCGGGGCCCGCGATGGTGCGGGAACCGACGGGCGTCCGACTCGACGCCAACCTCGCGCCCTCCGGTTCCGAGAACGCCCCGAATCGCGCCGCGGGCGATGACGACGACAACGAACTCCGCAAGCTGGGCGAGCGCATCGCCGAATTGGCGGCCCGCATCAACTCCGCCGAGGCGCGCATGATGACCCTCATCGCCGAGTTCGACCGGCGGGGCGGGTGGAAGGACGGCGGCTACTCCTCCTGCGCCGAATGGCTGGCCTGGAGGACCGGCACGAAGATCGGGACGGCCCGCGAACGGGTGCGGACCGCCCGCGCGCTCGAGCGCCTGCCTCAAACCGCGGACGCTCTGAAACACGGCACCATCTCGTACGCCAAGGTGCGGGCGCTCACCCGGGTTGCGACCCCCGAGCGCGAGGCGGAGCTGCTCGAGTTCGCCCGCGCGGGCTCGGCGGCGAAGCTGGAGCGGACGGTGCGCATGTGGAGGAAGCTGTCGCGCGACGCGGAGCTGACGGCCGAGCAGGCCCGGCGCCGCAGCCGCACCTTCTCGGTTTTCGTGGACGGCGACGGGATGTACGTGGTGAAAGGGCGGCTCGAGCCCGAGGTCGGGGCGGTGGTGATGCGGGCGGTGGAGGCGGCGTCGGATGCGCTGTTCCGGTCCGAGGGCGATGCCCGAGACGCGGCGCGAAGTGGAAGGGGTGTCAGTTGCGAGGCCAGCGATGCACGCCCCGAGCCGAAGCAGCGTCGGGCAGATGCGGTGGGGCTGCTCGCGGAGCGGGCGCTGGCCGCCGGGTTCGGAGGTGGCGAGCGCCGCGAATCGGAAGGCGATGTGGACGAGGTGGGTGGCGACCTCGATGAACTGGATGGTGCTCGGACCACCGAATCCAATGCAGCCCTGCGGGGAGCGCCCGCGGCAACGCCGGGCGCCAAAGCGGAGAATGCGGCGAACACCTCAGCCCGCGTCGGGTCCGGCACCCGAGCCGAGCGCTACCAGGTCATGGTCCATTGCGATGCCGCAACGCTCGCGGCCGAGGGCGAGCCCGGGCGCTCGGACCTGGACGGGATTCGCGTTTCCGCGGAAACGTCCCGGCGCATGGCGTGCGACGCGGCGGTGGTCGCGATGGTCCACGCGAAGGACGGCTCGATGCTGAATGTGGGGCGGCGGACGCGCACCATTTCGCCGCGCATCCGCCGAGCGCTGGAGGAGCGCGACCGGGGATGCCGCTTTCCGGGGTGTGGGTGCCGGTTCACGGAGGCCCATCATGTGAAGCACTGGGCCGACGGGGGCGAAACGAGTCTCCGGAACACGCTGCTCCTCTGCCGGCGGCATCACCGAGCCGTTCACGAGGGACGGGTCAAGGTTTCCGTGAACGGTGACGGGACCGTGCTGTTCTTCACGCCGAAGGGGAGTATGCTGGTGGACGCGCCGAGAGCGCCCAAGGCGGCTCATGGTGGCGAGAGACTAGGCTTGCCACCGGTCCCATCAGCGCATCGCGGCGCCCCGCGAGTGGGCGAGGATCCTGTGCTCTCCAACGGAGCGGCGGTCTATCGCGATTCCGCCATCCCCTGGAGAATCGAGGCTGCGGCGCGCGAAGCGATGGAAGCGTCTCTTGAGTGA